One window of the Clupea harengus chromosome 20, Ch_v2.0.2, whole genome shotgun sequence genome contains the following:
- the LOC116225169 gene encoding glycerophosphoinositol inositolphosphodiesterase GDPD2-like: MSGGCGALGVCSRGLYSCYWKHSSERKRRCACCWFSFVAVATLLSLAWLLIWMALYNSRDDMNTKAFEKTNKWINWFMVIVIISSVLAIYAFLLLLFALVQYALKEPLDLHCVHKVLLSVGLVIIFAGVMGISLQWKKEWPTVPLFLQATAPFLQLGAVLAVTLHSWLLIKSYHRAQRKASRAFILLSWAAVSLAVFLCPLLIHDFCPCLLEELPPKPALIGHRGAPMVSRHAEKTGVLCFWLGFLF; encoded by the exons ATGTCAGGAGGGTGTGGTGCACTGGGGGTCTGCTCCAGAGGCCTCTACAGCTGCTACTGGAAGCACtccagtgaaagaaagagaaga TGTGCTTGCTGTTGGTTCTCATTCGTTGCCGTGGCGACCCTGCTCAGCTTGGCATGGCTGCTCATTTGGATGGCTCTGTACAACTCCCGTGATGACATGAACAC GAAGGcctttgaaaaaacaaacaagtggATAAACTGGTTTATGGTGATAGTAATCATCTCTTCTGTGCTTGCCATTTATGCTTTCCTTCTGCTG TTATTTGCACTTGTCCAGTATGCCTTAAAGGAACCCTTGGACCTGCACTGTGTGCATAAG GTGTTGCTGTCTGTAGGTCTTGTAATAATCTTTGCCGGGGTGATGGGGATAAGCCTTCAGTGGAAGAAGGAGTGGCCTACGGTGCCCTTGTTTCTTCAG GCCACAGCGCCCTTTCTTCAGCTGGGTGCTGTGCTAGCCGTGACCCTGCACAGCTGGCTGCTGATCAAGAGTTACCACAGAGCTCAGAGGAAAG CGTCGAGGGCTTTCATCCTGCTGTCCTGGGCAGCTGTCTCATTGGCGGtgtttctctgtcctcttctcatCCATGACTTCTGTCCTTGCCTGCTGGAGGAACTTCCCCCAAAGCCTGCCCTGATTGGACATCGGGGTGCACCAATGGTGAGCAGACATGCAGAGAAAACAGGGGTTCTCTGTTTCTGGCTCGGGTTTCTGTTTTGA